In bacterium YEK0313, one genomic interval encodes:
- a CDS encoding Heparinase II/III-like protein, with translation MVARTLGWIAERIVAGRLAAVGYYRRARGWPVGAGMMRIWRGRSQTPRILLVPQELRTADPVRADEIIAGLHVFAGRTIQAADPFAATPPSEDWQEALAGFGWLRHLRAAGSPEAAAAARTLVEAWLAAQGREHRSGWQPLVTAERLRAWLAASGLLLAGADEMFYRRFARSLWWQLRVLDAQYATLAPGAPRLSVLIALVTAGLCLEGEDKLLKWASQRLGEELERQILPDGGHVSRDPGVLVGLVLDLLPLRQLFPARNVTPPAAILTAVDRMMPMIRFFRLGDGTIARFNGMGPTGIDLVTTALVYDESRGSVPRSAPHSGFERLEAGATVLIADVGAPPPARYSAGAHAGTLSFELSTGRQLLVMNCGMPAVNRASWRREARKTAAHSTVTVADRSSSRFVDKGPAEGAVMSGPGRVAAERHDLTLAASHDGYRQRLGVTVHRVLSLAAEGERLDGEDTLEGADQPYTLRFHLHPSVQPVPTEQARSVLLLLPTGEAWVFATEAGVAIEESIALAMPEGPRRTAQLVIEGRSGEMPSVRWTLRRLDRPQPPLPRDPEPELPL, from the coding sequence TTGGTCGCAAGAACCCTGGGGTGGATAGCTGAGCGGATCGTTGCCGGTCGGCTCGCGGCGGTCGGCTATTACCGGCGCGCGCGCGGCTGGCCGGTCGGCGCCGGCATGATGCGGATCTGGCGCGGCCGCAGCCAGACGCCGCGCATCCTCCTCGTGCCGCAGGAACTGCGCACCGCCGATCCGGTGCGGGCCGACGAGATCATCGCCGGCCTGCACGTCTTCGCCGGCCGCACCATCCAGGCCGCCGATCCGTTCGCCGCGACGCCGCCCTCGGAGGACTGGCAGGAGGCGCTCGCCGGCTTCGGCTGGCTGCGCCATCTGCGTGCCGCCGGGTCGCCGGAGGCCGCCGCCGCCGCCCGGACCCTGGTGGAGGCCTGGCTGGCCGCTCAGGGACGCGAACACCGTTCGGGCTGGCAGCCGCTGGTCACCGCCGAGCGCCTGAGAGCCTGGCTCGCCGCGTCCGGCCTGCTGCTCGCGGGCGCGGACGAGATGTTCTACCGGCGCTTCGCCCGGTCGCTGTGGTGGCAGCTGAGGGTGCTGGACGCGCAATATGCAACCCTCGCGCCGGGCGCCCCGCGGCTGTCCGTCCTGATCGCGCTGGTGACGGCGGGCCTGTGCCTGGAAGGCGAGGACAAGCTGCTGAAATGGGCTTCGCAGCGGCTCGGCGAGGAGCTGGAGCGGCAGATCCTGCCCGATGGCGGCCATGTCAGCCGCGATCCGGGCGTGCTGGTCGGCCTGGTGCTCGACCTCCTGCCCCTGCGCCAGCTGTTTCCGGCGCGCAATGTCACGCCGCCGGCGGCGATCCTGACCGCCGTCGACCGGATGATGCCGATGATCCGGTTCTTCCGGCTCGGCGACGGCACGATCGCCCGGTTCAACGGCATGGGCCCGACGGGCATCGACCTCGTGACGACGGCGCTCGTCTATGACGAAAGCCGGGGCAGTGTGCCGCGCTCGGCGCCGCACAGCGGCTTCGAGCGGCTGGAGGCCGGCGCCACCGTGCTCATCGCCGATGTCGGCGCGCCGCCGCCGGCCCGCTACAGCGCCGGTGCTCATGCCGGGACGCTGTCGTTCGAACTGTCGACCGGCCGGCAGCTGCTGGTGATGAATTGCGGCATGCCGGCGGTCAACCGGGCGAGCTGGCGGCGCGAGGCGCGCAAGACCGCGGCCCATTCGACGGTCACGGTGGCCGACCGCTCGTCGTCCCGCTTCGTCGACAAGGGGCCGGCCGAGGGCGCGGTGATGTCAGGGCCGGGCCGGGTCGCCGCCGAACGGCACGACCTGACGCTGGCCGCCAGCCACGACGGCTATCGCCAGCGCCTCGGCGTGACCGTGCACCGGGTGCTGAGCCTCGCCGCCGAGGGCGAAAGGCTCGACGGCGAGGATACGCTCGAGGGCGCGGATCAGCCCTATACGCTGCGCTTCCACCTGCATCCGAGCGTCCAGCCGGTGCCGACCGAGCAGGCGCGCTCGGTGCTCCTGCTCCTGCCGACGGGCGAGGCCTGGGTGTTTGCGACCGAGGCCGGCGTCGCGATCGAGGAGAGCATCGCGCTCGCCATGCCCGAAGGGCCGCGACGCACCGCCCAGCTCGTCATCGAAGGCCGTTCGGGCGAGATGCCGAGCGTGCGCTGGACGCTGCGCAGGCTCGACCGGCCGCAGCCGCCGCTGCCGCGCGATCCGGAGCCCGAACTGCCGCTCTGA
- a CDS encoding Glyoxalase-like domain protein, which yields MKVTRIVANIAATDVAAARRFYGDVLGLDILMDHGWIATYGTPAQASVQVSVATEGGSGTPVPDLSIEVDDLDAAFEGMRAAGFAIEYGPANEPWGVRRFYVRDPLGKLVNILSHG from the coding sequence ATGAAGGTCACGCGCATCGTCGCCAATATCGCGGCCACCGACGTCGCCGCGGCGCGGCGCTTCTATGGCGACGTGCTCGGCCTCGACATTCTCATGGATCACGGCTGGATCGCCACCTACGGCACCCCTGCGCAGGCGTCCGTGCAGGTGAGCGTCGCAACCGAAGGCGGTTCCGGCACGCCTGTGCCGGATCTGTCGATCGAGGTCGACGACCTCGATGCCGCGTTCGAGGGCATGCGCGCCGCGGGTTTTGCCATCGAATACGGCCCGGCCAACGAGCCCTGGGGCGTGCGCCGCTTCTATGTGCGCGACCCGCTGGGCAAGCTCGTCAACATTCTCAGCCACGGCTGA
- a CDS encoding Carboxymuconolactone decarboxylase family protein translates to MQDDVLAALAGRPIMPPSPPREKTMAAPDRLPPIPPSAYDQAQAEAAAEFRARRGSEPFGPYAPLLRSPAVMRDVEALGVRMRHHSCLSEDLKELAICQVARAYSQQFEWSVHAREAEKAGVSRTVIAALAEGRRPDGMSADEALIHDAVAELLSTRRWSDTTYERVVARHGERGAVEIPALVGIYALLALVLNVARTPADGAEGLARWPE, encoded by the coding sequence ATGCAGGATGACGTCTTGGCCGCGCTCGCCGGCCGGCCGATCATGCCGCCGTCGCCCCCACGTGAGAAAACCATGGCTGCCCCAGACCGCCTGCCGCCCATCCCGCCGTCCGCCTATGACCAGGCCCAGGCCGAGGCCGCCGCCGAATTCCGCGCCCGACGCGGCTCGGAACCCTTCGGCCCCTATGCCCCCCTGCTGCGCTCGCCGGCGGTCATGCGGGACGTCGAGGCGCTCGGGGTGCGCATGCGCCACCATTCCTGCCTTTCGGAAGATCTGAAGGAGCTCGCCATCTGTCAGGTCGCGCGCGCCTATTCGCAGCAGTTCGAATGGTCCGTGCATGCGCGCGAGGCGGAAAAGGCCGGCGTCTCCAGGACGGTGATCGCCGCGCTCGCCGAAGGGCGCAGGCCGGACGGCATGAGCGCCGACGAGGCCCTGATCCACGACGCGGTCGCCGAGCTGCTGTCGACCCGGCGCTGGTCGGACACCACCTATGAGCGCGTCGTCGCGCGCCACGGCGAACGCGGCGCGGTCGAGATTCCGGCCCTGGTCGGCATCTATGCACTGCTCGCGCTCGTGCTCAATGTGGCGCGCACGCCCGCCGACGGCGCCGAGGGTCTTGCGCGCTGGCCCGAATAG
- a CDS encoding Vacuole effluxer Atg22 like protein, with protein sequence MSTASPAAVQAPANRAAITGWVLFDWAAQPYFTLINTFVYAPFFASAVAANPVEGQAMWGFASSAAGLVIAFLSPVLGAIADASGRRKPWIAAFGLLLVVGSAMLWLGRPGMPETAAIVLAAFVIATVGAEFATVFNNSMMPTLVPPDRMGRLSGLGWAIGYVGGMLSLIFMLGFLVASPDTGRTIIGLNPLFGLDAAAREGDRAAGPLTAFWFILFVIPMFLFTPDVPAKMGLAAAARSGLRSIGATLAEVRKHRNIMLFLIANMIYMDGLVAIFALGGIYAAGVFSWTTIEIGLFGMLLTVTGTFGALIGGRLDDAIGSKPVILGSILFLCTATAAILLIGPGHVFFVFETARPMPGDGFFATVPERIYLVLGGIMGAAAGPLQAASRSLLVRLAPRDKIGQFFGLFALSGKVTAFVGPFLSSMVTLALNDQRAGLGVLLIMFAVGAAILTRVSTRPAAA encoded by the coding sequence ATGTCGACCGCATCCCCCGCCGCCGTCCAGGCCCCTGCGAACCGCGCCGCCATCACCGGCTGGGTGCTGTTCGACTGGGCGGCCCAGCCTTATTTCACGCTGATCAACACTTTCGTCTACGCGCCGTTCTTCGCCAGCGCGGTTGCCGCCAATCCGGTCGAAGGCCAGGCCATGTGGGGCTTTGCCAGCAGCGCCGCGGGCCTCGTCATCGCCTTTCTGTCACCCGTGCTCGGCGCCATCGCCGACGCCTCGGGCCGGCGCAAGCCGTGGATCGCCGCCTTCGGTCTGCTGCTCGTCGTCGGCTCGGCCATGCTCTGGCTCGGCCGGCCCGGCATGCCGGAGACGGCGGCGATCGTGCTCGCCGCCTTCGTCATCGCTACCGTCGGCGCGGAGTTCGCCACCGTCTTCAACAATTCGATGATGCCGACCCTGGTGCCGCCCGACCGGATGGGCCGTTTGTCCGGCCTCGGCTGGGCCATCGGCTATGTCGGCGGCATGCTCTCGCTGATCTTCATGCTCGGCTTCCTGGTCGCGAGCCCGGATACCGGCCGCACGATCATCGGCCTCAACCCCCTGTTCGGCCTCGACGCGGCGGCGCGCGAGGGCGATCGGGCGGCCGGACCGCTCACCGCGTTCTGGTTCATCCTCTTCGTCATCCCGATGTTCCTGTTCACGCCCGATGTCCCCGCCAAGATGGGGCTCGCCGCGGCGGCGAGATCGGGACTGAGGAGCATCGGCGCGACGCTGGCCGAAGTGCGCAAGCATCGCAACATCATGCTCTTCCTCATCGCCAACATGATCTACATGGACGGCCTGGTCGCCATCTTCGCGCTGGGCGGCATCTATGCCGCCGGCGTGTTCAGCTGGACGACCATCGAGATCGGCCTGTTCGGCATGCTGCTGACCGTGACCGGCACGTTCGGCGCGCTGATCGGCGGCAGGCTCGATGATGCCATCGGCTCGAAGCCGGTGATCCTCGGCTCGATCCTGTTCCTCTGCACCGCCACGGCCGCCATCCTGCTGATCGGCCCCGGTCATGTCTTCTTCGTTTTCGAGACGGCCAGGCCCATGCCCGGCGACGGTTTCTTCGCCACCGTCCCCGAGCGGATCTATCTCGTCCTCGGCGGCATCATGGGCGCCGCCGCCGGCCCGCTGCAGGCGGCCTCCAGGTCACTGCTCGTGCGTCTCGCGCCGCGCGACAAGATCGGCCAGTTCTTCGGACTGTTCGCCCTGTCGGGCAAGGTAACGGCCTTTGTCGGGCCGTTCCTGTCGAGCATGGTGACGCTGGCGCTCAACGACCAGCGCGCCGGCCTCGGCGTGCTGCTGATCATGTTCGCGGTCGGCGCCGCCATCCTGACGCGGGTCTCGACCCGGCCCGCGGCCGCGTGA
- a CDS encoding Alpha/beta hydrolase family protein, which produces MRLRVLVAFMSVLIGGGPAVADYRVREVGSFHIGGRDVVLSGLPIQELSFTAGMAPIKVDPNGEFVAGQMYVQYVRLAEPRRLPILFWHGGGLSGVTWETKPDGKPGWQQFFLAAGYDTYVSDAVERGRASWARYPEIYPSAPFFRPKKEAWELFRIGPTYEVGGRREAFSDTQFPIEAFDQFARQQVPRWASNDAATQAAYDALVQKVCPCIVIVHSQGGNFGFRAALNAPDKVRALVAIEPSGAPDPATVDLARIRGVPHLVVFGDHLEDSTPWQTFVRAPRRYAAALAEAGGAATWLDLPAEGIRGNSHMVMMDRNSDAIAQRVLDWLIRSLPELR; this is translated from the coding sequence ATGCGCCTGCGCGTTCTCGTTGCTTTCATGTCCGTGCTGATCGGCGGCGGTCCGGCGGTCGCCGATTACCGGGTCAGGGAAGTCGGCAGCTTCCATATCGGCGGCCGTGACGTGGTGCTGTCGGGGCTGCCGATCCAGGAACTCAGCTTCACGGCGGGCATGGCGCCGATCAAGGTCGACCCGAACGGCGAGTTCGTCGCCGGCCAGATGTATGTCCAGTATGTCAGGCTCGCCGAGCCGCGCCGCCTGCCCATCCTGTTCTGGCATGGCGGCGGCCTGAGCGGCGTCACCTGGGAGACCAAGCCGGACGGCAAGCCCGGCTGGCAGCAGTTCTTTCTCGCGGCGGGCTACGACACCTATGTCTCGGACGCGGTGGAGCGTGGGCGGGCGTCCTGGGCCCGCTATCCCGAGATCTATCCGAGCGCGCCGTTCTTCCGGCCGAAGAAGGAGGCCTGGGAGCTGTTCCGCATCGGCCCCACCTATGAGGTCGGCGGACGGCGCGAGGCCTTTTCCGACACGCAGTTTCCGATCGAGGCCTTCGACCAGTTCGCGCGCCAGCAGGTGCCGCGCTGGGCATCGAACGATGCCGCGACGCAGGCCGCCTATGACGCGCTGGTCCAGAAGGTCTGCCCCTGCATCGTCATCGTCCACAGCCAGGGCGGCAATTTCGGCTTTCGCGCGGCGCTGAACGCGCCGGACAAGGTGCGGGCCCTGGTCGCCATCGAACCCTCGGGCGCGCCGGACCCGGCAACGGTCGACCTCGCGCGGATCCGCGGCGTGCCGCATCTCGTCGTGTTCGGCGATCACCTTGAGGATTCGACGCCCTGGCAGACCTTCGTGCGGGCGCCGCGGCGCTATGCTGCCGCGCTCGCCGAGGCCGGCGGCGCGGCGACCTGGCTCGACCTGCCGGCGGAAGGCATTCGCGGCAATTCTCATATGGTCATGATGGATCGCAATTCGGACGCGATCGCCCAGCGCGTGCTGGACTGGCTGATCAGGAGCCTACCGGAGTTGCGGTAG
- the purH gene encoding Bifunctional purine biosynthesis protein PurH, with product MSASPERPIARALLSVSDKTGIVEFARDLAGLGVALVSTGGTYRTLKDAGLDVTEVAELTGFPEMMDGRVKTLHPKVHGGLLAIRGHADHEAAAKAHGILPIDLLVVNLYPFEATIARGASWDDTIENIDIGGPAMIRAASKNHDAVTVVVDAADYGPVIAAMKAHGGATTRDLRRRLAAKAYARTASYDAAISNWLFDALEETATPYRAFGGELAQALRYGENPHQWAAFYKTPQGAVARPGVATARQLQGKELSYNNLNDTDAAYELVGEFDPARTAAVAIIKHANPCGVAEAPTLIEAYERALACDPVSAFGGIVALNRTLDAEAARRIVEIFTEVIIAPDATDEAKAIVAAKKNLRLLVAGGLPDPRASGLMVKTVAGGLLVQSRDNAVVDTMDLKVVTKRAPTAAELTDLRFAFRVAKHVKSNTIVYARNGATVGVGAGQMSRVDSARIAARKAEDAALAAGGGEPLTKGSVVASDAFFPFADGLLAAVEAGATAVIQPGGSMRDQEVIDAADQAGLAMVFTGTRHFRH from the coding sequence GTGTCCGCTTCCCCTGAACGCCCCATCGCCCGTGCCCTCCTTTCGGTGTCCGACAAGACCGGCATCGTCGAATTCGCCCGCGATCTCGCCGGCCTCGGCGTCGCGCTGGTGTCGACCGGCGGCACCTACAGGACGCTGAAGGATGCCGGCCTCGATGTGACCGAGGTCGCCGAGCTCACCGGCTTCCCGGAGATGATGGACGGCCGGGTGAAGACGCTGCACCCGAAAGTGCATGGCGGCCTCCTCGCCATCCGAGGCCATGCCGACCATGAGGCGGCGGCCAAGGCCCATGGCATCCTGCCGATCGATCTCCTGGTGGTGAACCTCTATCCGTTCGAGGCGACCATCGCCCGCGGCGCGAGCTGGGACGATACGATCGAGAACATCGACATCGGCGGCCCGGCCATGATCCGCGCGGCCTCGAAGAACCACGACGCCGTCACCGTGGTGGTCGATGCCGCCGATTACGGACCGGTGATCGCCGCCATGAAGGCGCATGGCGGGGCGACGACGCGCGACCTGCGCCGCCGCCTGGCGGCCAAGGCCTATGCCCGCACCGCGAGCTACGACGCGGCCATTTCGAACTGGCTGTTCGACGCGCTGGAGGAAACCGCGACGCCCTACCGCGCCTTCGGCGGCGAGCTCGCCCAGGCGCTGCGCTACGGCGAGAACCCGCATCAGTGGGCAGCCTTCTACAAGACCCCGCAGGGTGCGGTCGCCCGCCCGGGCGTTGCCACCGCGCGCCAGCTGCAGGGCAAGGAGCTCTCCTACAACAATCTCAACGATACCGACGCAGCCTATGAGCTGGTCGGCGAGTTCGACCCGGCGCGCACCGCCGCGGTGGCGATCATCAAGCACGCCAATCCCTGCGGCGTCGCCGAGGCGCCGACGCTGATCGAGGCCTATGAGCGGGCGCTCGCCTGCGACCCGGTCTCCGCCTTCGGCGGCATCGTCGCGCTCAACCGCACGCTCGACGCCGAGGCGGCGCGCAGGATCGTCGAGATCTTCACCGAGGTGATCATCGCGCCCGACGCGACGGACGAAGCCAAGGCGATCGTCGCCGCCAAGAAGAATCTGCGCCTGCTGGTGGCGGGCGGCTTGCCCGATCCGCGTGCGTCCGGCTTGATGGTCAAGACGGTGGCGGGGGGGCTCCTCGTGCAGTCGCGCGACAATGCGGTGGTCGACACGATGGACCTGAAGGTGGTGACGAAGCGCGCGCCGACTGCGGCCGAGCTGACCGATCTGCGCTTCGCCTTCCGCGTCGCCAAGCACGTCAAGTCGAACACCATCGTCTATGCCCGCAACGGCGCGACGGTGGGCGTCGGCGCCGGCCAGATGAGCCGGGTCGATTCGGCCCGCATCGCGGCGCGCAAGGCCGAGGATGCGGCGCTCGCGGCCGGCGGCGGCGAGCCGCTGACCAAGGGGTCGGTGGTGGCCTCCGACGCCTTCTTTCCGTTCGCCGACGGGCTCCTGGCGGCGGTCGAGGCGGGCGCCACCGCAGTGATCCAGCCCGGTGGCTCGATGCGCGACCAGGAGGTGATCGACGCCGCCGACCAGGCCGGGCTCGCCATGGTGTTCACCGGCACCCGGCATTTCCGGCACTGA
- a CDS encoding NMT1/THI5 like protein: MTDLPRYRPTRRDSLKLAAAAALTGLAAPAVHAQATTNVRFTLDWRFEGPAGLFLMALEKGHFRAEGLNVSVDAASGSREGVTRVASGTYDMGFGDINSMIRFRDENPTVDLKAVMMVYDRPPFSIVGRRSRGITTDVKSLEGKKFGAPTPDAAYAQWPIFRAVNNLNESTMRFENVGFPVREPMLASGEVDAIFGFAHSSYINLKSRGVPDSDIIVLHMYDYGVELYGNVLMPSPGFLQANRAAVAGFNRAVVKGIRDCIADQAAAVKLVLARNDVARQETEAERLKMTVDNYVFTPWVKANGVGGIDPARMTKAIDQIGLTFTYKNKPKVEDVFLAELLPAPTDRRLA; the protein is encoded by the coding sequence ATGACCGATCTCCCGCGCTACCGTCCGACCCGCCGTGACAGCCTGAAGCTTGCCGCGGCCGCCGCCCTGACGGGGCTTGCCGCGCCCGCGGTCCATGCGCAGGCGACCACCAATGTCCGCTTCACGCTCGACTGGCGCTTCGAGGGGCCCGCCGGCCTGTTCCTGATGGCGCTGGAGAAGGGGCATTTCCGCGCCGAAGGGCTGAACGTCTCGGTCGACGCCGCGTCGGGCTCGCGCGAGGGTGTCACGCGCGTGGCATCCGGCACCTACGACATGGGATTCGGCGACATCAATTCGATGATCCGCTTCCGCGACGAGAACCCGACCGTCGACCTGAAGGCGGTGATGATGGTTTACGACCGCCCGCCTTTCTCGATCGTCGGGCGCCGGTCGCGCGGCATCACCACCGACGTGAAAAGCCTCGAAGGCAAGAAGTTCGGCGCACCGACGCCGGACGCCGCCTATGCGCAATGGCCGATCTTCCGCGCGGTGAACAATCTCAACGAATCGACCATGCGCTTCGAGAATGTCGGCTTTCCCGTGCGCGAGCCGATGCTCGCCTCGGGTGAGGTCGACGCCATCTTCGGCTTCGCCCATTCCTCCTACATCAACCTGAAATCGCGCGGCGTGCCCGACAGCGACATCATCGTGCTGCACATGTACGACTATGGCGTCGAGCTCTACGGCAACGTGCTGATGCCGAGCCCGGGCTTCCTGCAGGCCAATCGTGCGGCGGTCGCCGGCTTCAACCGCGCAGTGGTCAAGGGCATCCGCGACTGCATCGCCGACCAGGCGGCCGCGGTGAAGCTGGTGCTCGCGCGCAATGACGTCGCGCGCCAGGAAACCGAGGCCGAGCGCCTCAAGATGACCGTCGACAACTACGTCTTCACGCCCTGGGTGAAGGCCAACGGCGTCGGCGGCATCGATCCAGCGCGCATGACCAAGGCCATCGACCAGATCGGGCTGACCTTCACCTACAAGAACAAGCCGAAGGTCGAGGACGTGTTCCTTGCCGAGCTCCTGCCCGCCCCGACCGACCGGCGGCTCGCCTGA
- the cmpD_1 gene encoding Bicarbonate transport ATP-binding protein CmpD, translating to MRPFVELTDVSHTYATDATLAVDGLDLKVAEGEFAAVVGPSGCGKSTLMKLATGLQFPQKGVVMVDGGRVAAPVKIAGMAFQAPTLLPWRTTIENLMLPLEIVEPHRSRLRRHRGEYVDKALALLESVGLKDAGDKFPWQLSGGMQQRASLCRALIHEPKLLMLDEPFGALDAFTREELWCVIRDLHARGNFTVILVTHDLREAAFLADRIFCMSSRPGRIIAERAVEFPRPRDLELTYTPEFSDIVHDLRARIAEARATV from the coding sequence TTGCGCCCTTTCGTTGAACTGACCGATGTCAGCCATACCTACGCGACCGACGCGACGCTGGCCGTCGACGGTCTCGACCTGAAGGTCGCGGAAGGCGAGTTTGCCGCCGTGGTCGGCCCGTCCGGCTGCGGCAAGTCGACCCTGATGAAGCTGGCGACCGGCCTGCAGTTCCCGCAGAAGGGCGTGGTCATGGTCGACGGCGGCAGGGTCGCCGCGCCGGTCAAGATTGCCGGCATGGCGTTCCAGGCGCCGACGCTGCTGCCCTGGCGCACGACGATCGAGAACCTGATGCTGCCGCTGGAGATCGTCGAGCCGCATCGCTCGCGGCTGCGCCGCCATCGGGGCGAATATGTCGACAAGGCCCTCGCTCTGCTCGAATCGGTCGGGCTGAAGGATGCCGGCGACAAGTTCCCCTGGCAGCTCTCCGGCGGCATGCAGCAGCGCGCCTCGCTCTGCCGGGCGCTGATCCACGAACCCAAGCTGCTGATGCTGGACGAGCCGTTCGGCGCGCTCGACGCCTTCACGCGCGAGGAATTGTGGTGCGTCATCCGCGACCTGCATGCGCGCGGGAATTTCACCGTCATCCTGGTCACCCACGACCTGCGCGAGGCGGCCTTCCTCGCCGACCGGATCTTCTGCATGTCGTCGCGGCCCGGCCGGATCATCGCCGAGCGCGCCGTCGAATTCCCGCGCCCACGCGACCTCGAACTGACCTACACGCCGGAATTCTCCGACATCGTCCACGACCTGCGCGCCCGCATCGCGGAAGCGCGCGCGACCGTTTGA
- the ggt gene encoding Gamma-glutamyltranspeptidase precursor, which produces MRSTALALAVLLTAAPAFAQPQPAPAAAVPAWPIISEVARILPAVAADGMVASQEARATRIGVEVLARGGNAVDAAVAVGFALAVTLPRAGNLGGGGFMLVHLAGRNETVAIDYRETAPAAATPTMFLGGNGEPDARLSRDTGLAAGVPGTVAGLAEAHRRYGSGRFSLAELIAPAIRLARDGIPVDEDLADSLPAAARRLGRFPSSARIFLKPDGSAPRRGEMLVQADLARSLEAVAQRGPAGFYEGTIAERIVATLGAHGGIMTPADLRAYRPVIREVVRGRYRGYEIASMPPPSSGGVHLIQLLNLLEPYDLAGMGHNSARAIHVMVEAMKLAYADRAQHLGDPDSVSVPVRGLVSRAYADRLRPLIDLARARPAAEIRPGDPVPHEGDQTTHFSVVDRAGNAVANTYTLNFSYGLGLVAEGTGILLNNEMDDFAAKAGASNAYGLVQGAANLPAAGRRPLSSMTPTILFRDGKVAMVTGSPGGSRIITITLQTILNVVDHRMNIAEAVAAPRVHHQWLPDAIDVERGISVDTLALLAGLGHRIQPRPAFGNVNAILATPSGWTGASDSRQRGTFAAGP; this is translated from the coding sequence ATGCGCTCGACAGCTCTTGCATTGGCCGTTCTTCTCACGGCGGCGCCGGCATTCGCCCAGCCGCAGCCTGCGCCTGCCGCGGCCGTGCCGGCCTGGCCGATCATTTCCGAGGTCGCGCGCATTCTCCCGGCGGTCGCCGCCGACGGCATGGTGGCGAGCCAGGAGGCGCGGGCCACCCGCATCGGGGTCGAGGTGCTGGCGCGCGGCGGCAATGCGGTGGATGCCGCAGTGGCGGTCGGCTTTGCGCTCGCCGTGACGCTGCCGCGGGCCGGCAATCTCGGCGGCGGCGGCTTCATGCTGGTGCATCTTGCCGGACGCAACGAGACGGTCGCCATCGACTATCGCGAGACCGCCCCGGCGGCAGCGACGCCGACCATGTTCCTCGGCGGCAATGGCGAGCCCGATGCGCGCCTGTCGCGCGACACCGGCCTTGCCGCCGGTGTCCCCGGCACCGTCGCCGGACTTGCCGAGGCGCATCGCCGCTACGGCTCCGGACGCTTCAGCCTGGCCGAGCTGATCGCCCCCGCGATCCGCCTTGCCCGCGACGGCATCCCGGTCGACGAGGATCTCGCCGATTCGCTGCCGGCCGCCGCCCGCCGGCTCGGCCGCTTCCCGTCCTCGGCGCGCATCTTCCTGAAGCCGGACGGCTCGGCTCCGCGGCGGGGCGAGATGCTCGTCCAGGCCGATCTCGCCCGTTCGCTGGAGGCGGTCGCGCAGCGCGGCCCGGCCGGCTTCTACGAGGGCACGATCGCCGAGCGCATCGTCGCGACGCTCGGTGCCCACGGCGGGATCATGACGCCGGCGGACCTCAGGGCCTACCGGCCGGTCATTCGCGAGGTCGTGCGCGGGCGCTATCGCGGCTACGAGATCGCCTCCATGCCGCCGCCGTCCTCGGGCGGGGTGCATCTGATCCAGCTTCTCAATCTGCTCGAGCCCTATGACCTCGCCGGCATGGGCCACAACAGCGCCCGGGCGATCCACGTCATGGTCGAGGCGATGAAGCTCGCCTATGCCGACCGCGCGCAGCATCTCGGCGATCCTGACAGCGTCAGCGTGCCGGTGCGTGGGCTCGTCTCCAGGGCCTATGCCGACCGGCTGCGCCCGCTGATCGATCTCGCGCGCGCCCGGCCCGCGGCGGAGATCCGCCCGGGCGATCCAGTCCCGCACGAAGGCGACCAGACCACCCATTTCTCGGTGGTCGACCGTGCCGGCAATGCCGTCGCCAACACCTATACGCTCAACTTCTCCTATGGGCTGGGCCTGGTCGCCGAGGGCACCGGCATCCTGCTGAACAACGAGATGGACGATTTCGCCGCCAAAGCGGGCGCCAGCAACGCCTATGGGCTGGTGCAAGGCGCCGCCAATCTGCCGGCGGCCGGCCGGCGGCCACTGTCCTCGATGACGCCCACCATCCTGTTTCGCGACGGCAAGGTGGCGATGGTCACCGGTTCGCCGGGCGGCAGCCGGATCATCACCATCACGCTGCAGACCATCCTCAATGTCGTCGATCACCGCATGAACATTGCCGAGGCGGTGGCCGCGCCGCGGGTGCACCACCAGTGGCTGCCCGACGCGATCGACGTCGAGCGGGGCATCTCGGTCGACACGCTCGCCTTGCTCGCCGGGCTCGGCCACCGTATCCAGCCCCGGCCCGCCTTCGGCAATGTCAACGCCATCCTGGCAACGCCCTCGGGCTGGACGGGCGCGTCCGACAGCCGCCAGCGCGGCACGTTCGCCGCCGGTCCGTGA